In Vreelandella piezotolerans, one genomic interval encodes:
- a CDS encoding polyamine ABC transporter substrate-binding protein: MGNIQKLSAAVTAISFAVAAAAAHAEEVRVYNWSDYIAPETLEKFTERTGIEVTYDVYDSNEILDAALLSGRSGYDVVVPSTYYFTRQLKAGVFQPLNHELLPNLDNLDPELMANLETIDPDSEYSVPYMWGTNGIGYNVERVTDILGDDAPLDSWALLFDPEITTKLSEAGCGLSMMDSGDEMLSPAMVYLGLDPLNETVEDIEAAGELIANVRDNITYFHSSRYVSDLANGDICVAAGYSGDIFQAAARAEEAGRDFTIGYSIPKEGAALWFDMMAVPADAPNPENAHAFINFILDPEIAAEISEYVRYANPNLAANEYLSDELINDPAIYPETDVMKNLYVQVEKPQELLRARTRTWNRVKSGR, encoded by the coding sequence ATGGGGAACATCCAAAAACTTTCAGCGGCCGTTACGGCCATCTCTTTTGCCGTAGCGGCTGCCGCTGCCCACGCTGAGGAAGTGCGGGTATATAACTGGTCTGACTATATCGCCCCGGAAACGCTGGAGAAGTTCACCGAGCGTACCGGTATCGAAGTGACGTACGATGTGTACGACAGTAACGAAATTCTCGACGCAGCGCTCTTGTCGGGCCGTTCTGGCTACGACGTGGTGGTGCCGTCAACGTACTACTTTACCCGCCAACTCAAAGCGGGCGTTTTCCAGCCGCTGAACCATGAGCTGCTGCCGAACCTGGACAACCTCGACCCGGAGCTGATGGCCAATCTCGAAACCATCGACCCAGACAGCGAATACTCCGTTCCTTACATGTGGGGCACCAACGGCATCGGTTATAACGTCGAGCGAGTGACCGACATTCTCGGTGACGACGCTCCGTTGGATAGCTGGGCACTGCTGTTCGATCCAGAGATTACCACTAAGCTGAGCGAAGCGGGCTGTGGCCTATCGATGATGGATTCGGGCGATGAAATGCTATCGCCTGCCATGGTGTACCTTGGCTTGGATCCGCTGAACGAGACCGTCGAAGATATCGAAGCGGCTGGTGAGCTGATTGCCAACGTTCGCGACAACATCACTTACTTCCACTCCTCGCGCTACGTCTCTGACCTCGCTAATGGCGACATTTGTGTGGCGGCGGGTTACTCCGGCGATATCTTCCAGGCCGCTGCGCGTGCCGAAGAGGCGGGTCGTGATTTCACCATTGGCTATAGCATCCCGAAAGAGGGCGCTGCGCTTTGGTTCGACATGATGGCGGTGCCGGCCGATGCGCCGAATCCTGAGAATGCCCACGCGTTCATCAATTTCATTCTCGACCCGGAAATCGCTGCCGAGATCAGCGAGTACGTGCGTTACGCCAACCCCAACTTGGCTGCTAACGAGTATCTCTCTGATGAGCTGATCAACGACCCGGCCATTTACCCTGAGACCGACGTAATGAAGAACCTTTACGTCCAAGTCGAAAAACCCCAGGAGCTGCTGCGTGCTCGAACGCGCACCTGGAACCGCGTCAAATCTGGACGTTAA
- the ahpC gene encoding alkyl hydroperoxide reductase subunit C, which yields MSLINTEVKPFKATAYLNGEFIDVTEADLKGQWSIFFFYPADFTFVCPTELGDLADNYEAFKKLGVEIYSVSTDTHFTHKAWHDSSETIGKLQYPMIADPTLQISRNFEVLIEEAGLAERGTFVVDPDGKIQIVEINAGNIGRNAEELLRKVKAAQYVRENPNEVCPAKWKEGEETLAPSLDLVGKI from the coding sequence ATGTCTTTGATCAACACTGAAGTAAAACCGTTTAAAGCCACCGCCTACCTGAACGGCGAATTTATCGATGTTACTGAAGCGGACCTGAAAGGTCAGTGGTCCATTTTCTTCTTCTATCCGGCTGACTTCACCTTCGTCTGCCCGACCGAGCTTGGCGATCTGGCCGACAACTACGAAGCCTTCAAGAAGCTGGGCGTCGAAATCTACAGCGTATCTACCGACACCCACTTTACCCACAAAGCATGGCACGACAGCTCTGAAACCATCGGCAAGCTTCAGTACCCGATGATCGCTGACCCGACCCTGCAAATTTCTCGCAACTTCGAAGTACTCATCGAAGAAGCGGGTCTGGCTGAGCGCGGCACCTTCGTCGTTGACCCCGATGGCAAAATCCAGATCGTCGAAATCAACGCTGGCAACATTGGCCGTAACGCCGAAGAGCTGCTGCGTAAAGTGAAGGCAGCTCAATACGTTCGTGAAAACCCGAACGAAGTGTGCCCGGCCAAATGGAAAGAAGGCGAAGAGACACTTGCCCCGTCTCTGGATCTCGTAGGCAAAATCTAA
- a CDS encoding ABC transporter ATP-binding protein translates to MVTTPLSNDVPSASSAVPPQARAQGKTPRFAEDIVLEVKRLSKRFDDALAVDDVNLQVKRGEIFALLGGSGSGKSTLLRMLAGFETPSEGRILLSGENITEMPPHKRPINMMFQSYALFPHMTVAQNIAFGLKQDKLPKADIETRVAQMLKLVHMERFAKRKPHQLSGGQRQRVALARSLAKRPKLLLLDEPMGALDKKLRTEMQLEVVEIIEQVGVTCIMVTHDQEEAMTMADRVAIMADGWIEQVGSPVDIYESPASRMVAEFVGTVNLFEGEIIEDAADHCRIESPALSRPIYIDHGITTQAVDRRVWAALRPEKIWLTREQPTCEYNWEAGKVDDIAYLGGYSLYYVRTTSGQMIKVSMANTERRGDRPTWEDSVYVYWEDHSAIVLNR, encoded by the coding sequence ATGGTCACTACGCCCCTGTCGAACGACGTTCCCTCTGCTTCGTCTGCCGTACCTCCTCAGGCTCGCGCCCAGGGTAAGACGCCTCGTTTTGCCGAGGATATCGTTTTAGAGGTCAAGCGTTTGAGCAAGCGGTTCGATGATGCGCTTGCCGTAGATGACGTGAATTTGCAGGTTAAGCGCGGCGAAATTTTTGCCTTGCTCGGCGGTTCTGGCTCGGGTAAGTCGACGCTACTGCGCATGCTGGCGGGGTTCGAGACGCCCAGCGAGGGGCGCATTTTGCTGAGTGGCGAGAACATCACCGAGATGCCACCACATAAACGGCCCATCAACATGATGTTCCAGTCGTATGCGCTGTTTCCGCACATGACTGTGGCCCAAAACATTGCTTTTGGTTTGAAGCAGGACAAGTTGCCGAAAGCCGACATCGAGACGCGCGTGGCTCAGATGCTCAAACTGGTGCACATGGAGCGTTTCGCCAAGCGCAAGCCCCATCAGCTCTCAGGCGGTCAGCGTCAGCGGGTGGCCTTGGCACGCTCGCTCGCCAAGCGACCCAAGCTTCTGCTGCTCGATGAGCCCATGGGCGCGTTGGACAAAAAGCTGCGCACCGAAATGCAGCTGGAGGTGGTCGAGATCATCGAGCAGGTCGGCGTCACCTGCATCATGGTGACCCACGACCAGGAAGAAGCCATGACCATGGCCGACCGCGTGGCGATCATGGCCGACGGCTGGATCGAGCAGGTGGGCTCACCGGTGGATATCTACGAAAGCCCCGCGAGCAGAATGGTGGCTGAATTCGTTGGCACGGTGAATCTGTTCGAAGGGGAGATCATCGAAGACGCCGCCGATCACTGCCGCATCGAATCACCCGCGCTTTCTCGGCCAATCTATATCGACCACGGTATTACGACCCAAGCGGTCGATCGCCGGGTGTGGGCGGCGCTGCGCCCTGAGAAAATCTGGCTCACCCGCGAACAGCCAACGTGTGAGTACAACTGGGAAGCGGGCAAAGTGGACGATATCGCTTATTTGGGTGGTTACTCGCTCTACTACGTGCGCACCACCTCCGGGCAGATGATCAAGGTCAGCATGGCCAATACCGAGCGTCGCGGCGACCGCCCTACCTGGGAGGATAGCGTGTACGTTTACTGGGAAGACCACAGCGCTATCGTGCTGAACCGCTAA